A stretch of the Conger conger chromosome 3, fConCon1.1, whole genome shotgun sequence genome encodes the following:
- the LOC133124566 gene encoding regulator of cell cycle RGCC-like: MKSPKMKSPSKSQFIEEDDDLNAVLCEFDAVIEDFTSPMEKRHFRYEEHLKTVKRRSSASVSDSGISDSESAESLNRNSLSFSDEKLNSASPVFSPTPTCLMSRAKLGDTKELEDFIADLDKTLANM, translated from the exons CACAATTTATTGAAGAAGACGACGATCTTAATGCTGTGCTGTGCGAGTTCGACGCAGTAATTGAGGACTTTACGTCTCCCATGGAAAAGAGACATTTCAGATACgaagaacatttaaaaactgtGAAAAGGCGGAGTAGCGCCAGCGTCAGCGACAGCGGCATCAGCGATTCAGAAA GTGCAGAGTCCCTCAACAGAAACAGTCTCAGTTTCAGTGATGAGAAGCTCAATTCCGCCAGCCCGGTGTTCTCTCCTACACCCACCTGTCTGATGTCTAGAG CAAAACTTGGTGACACTAAAGAACTGGAGGACTTTATTGCTGACCTTGACAAGACATTAGCAA ACATGTGA